From the Solanum lycopersicum chromosome 10, SLM_r2.1 genome, one window contains:
- the LOC101251047 gene encoding importin subunit alpha-9-like, whose protein sequence is MADEGLVSHKRDPIKASVGNAAAQRRRQHAVTVGKERREALMRTKRLCRVGVSADFDEASMDDSDMMIEEDQAILEALTSAAVEELKLDVAYQGKGATEKRVNALRELRRFLSRSEFPPVEAALQAGVIPLLIQCLSFGSSDEQLLEAAWCLTNIAAGKPEETKALLPALPLLVVHLGEKSSIHVMEQCAWALGNVAGESEELRNVLLLQGALPALARMLLPNKRSTVRTAAWALSNLIKGPDPRAATELIKIDGIPDRIVRHLKKGDDELATEVAWVVVYLTALSNVATTILAKSDLVQVLVEILDMSTSLQLLIPVLRSLGNLVAGEPHITNFVLVARHALTGDAIQALVKCLKSEHRILNKEAAWVLSNIAAGSVEHKQLIYSSEAMPLLLNLLSKAAFDIKKEVAYVLGNICVAPTEGSGRPNVILDHLVNLVRGGCLTGFLDLVRSADVEAARLGLQFIELVLRGMPNGEGPKLVEREDGIDAMERYQFHENEELRSMANELVDSYFGEEYGLDE, encoded by the exons TTGGCAATGCTGCAGCACAGCGAAGACGGCAACATGCTGTTACAGTGGGGAAGGAAAGGAGAGAAGCCCTGATGCGGACAAAGCGTCTATGCAGAGTTGGAGTTAGTGCTGATTTTGATGAGGCCTCTATGGATGATAGTGACATGATGATTGAAGAAGATCAAGCAATTTTGGAGGCCTTGACTTCGGCAGCTGTGGAAGAATTAAAGCTTGATGTTGCCTACCA GGGTAAAGGGGCAACAGAGAAAAGAGTGAATGCTCTTCGTGAGCTGAGACGCTTTCTCTCTAGGTCGGAATTCCCTCCTGTTGAAGCTGCTCTACAGGCTGGAGTTATACCTCTTCTTATTCAGTGTCTTTCATTTGGCTCTTCAGATGAACAG TTGCTTGAGGCTGCTTGGTGCCTAACTAATATTGCTGCTGGAAAACCCGAGGAAACCAAAGCTTTGTTACCTGCATTACCATTGCTTGTGGTTCATCTAGGAG AGAAGAGTTCCATACATGTCATGGAGCAGTGTGCATGGGCATTGGGAAATGTTGCTGGTGAAAGTGAAGAGCTGAGAAATGTTCTCCTATTACAAGGAGCCTTACCAGCTCTTGCAAGGATGCTGCTGCCTAACAAGAGGTCAACAGTAAGAACAGCTGCTTGGGCATTATCAAACCTAATCAAG GGACCAGATCCTAGAGCTGCAACAGAGTTGATAAAAATTGATGGAATACCTGATAGAATTGTTCGACATTTAAAGAAAGG GGATGATGAGTTGGCCACTGAAGTAGCATGGGTCGTTGTGTATCTCACTGCCCTTTCAAATGTTGCAACTACAATACTGGCAAAGAGTGATCTCGTACAAGTACTGGTAGAAATATTGGACATGTCAACTAGCCTGCAACTGCTTATCCCG GTGCTGCGGAGCTTGGGAAATCTTGTGGCTGGTGAACCTCATATAACTAATTTTGTTCTTGTTGCGAGACATGCGCTAACAG GTGATGCCATTCAAGCATTAGTAAAGTGCTTAAAGAGTGAACACCGTATCTTGAATAAG GAAGCTGCATGGGTGCTATCTAATATAGCTGCTGGTTCAGTGGAGCATAAGCAGTTGATATATTCAAGTGAAGCTATGCCGCTTCTTTTAAATCTTCTTTCTAAAGCTGCATTTGACATAAAAAAGGAGGTAGCGTATGTCCTGGGAAACATCTGTGTCGCCCCTACTGAAGGTTCCGGAAGGCCAAATGTGATTCTTGACCACTTGGTCAATCTTGTTCGTGGGGGATGCCTAACTGGTTTTCTGGATTTGGTAAGATCTGCTGATGTTGAGGCAGCGAGATTGGGACTGCAATTCATTGAGCTG GTGTTGAGAGGAATGCCAAATGGAGAGGGTCCGAAGCTCGTTGAAAGGGAAGATGGTATTGATGCAATGGAAAGATAtcaatttcatgaaaatgaaGAACTCAGGAGCATGGCGAACGAGCTGGTTGATAGTTATTTCGGAGAAGAGTATGGGCTTGATGAGTAA
- the LOC101251344 gene encoding protein IQ-DOMAIN 3 — MGKKGSWFSSVKKALSPNSKEKKDGKSKKKWFGKEKQPLPDSSTLVVASVSPPQPIPQVEEVKLAEVEEEQTKHVYSVAVATAAAAEAAVAAAQAAAEVVRLTTVNQFPGKSKEEIAAIRIQTTFRGYLARRALRALRGLVRLKTLVDGPTVKRQTANTLKCMQTLSRAQSQISSRRSRLLEENRTLQRQLMQKHAKELESLRRGEEWDDTLQSKEQIEASLLGRYEAAMRRERALAYSYSHQQTWKKSSKATNLLFMDPTNPQWGWSWLERWMGARSRENQNMSEKELKGDQMSVRSASMSMSGGEITKAFARHQLNSELPSSPLSQKPNRPSSRQSPTTPSKPSTARKPKPGSARVSAINQEDDTRSVFSVQSEMNRRHSIAGSSVRDDESLGSCSSVPSYMASTQSAKARTTRLQSPLGVENGTPPAKGSAGSVKKRLSYSPSPAITRRHSGPPKVEITSTNTSNAEKYVNGVVN; from the exons ATGGGGAAGAAAGGAAGCTGGTTTTCTTCAGTAAAGAAGGCTTTGAGCCCAAACTCTAAGGAGAAG AAAGATGGtaaatcaaagaagaaatgGTTTGGGAAAGAAAAACAGCCACTCCCAGATTCTTCAACTTTGGTGGTTGCCTCAGTGTCTCCTCCGCAACCTATTCCTCAAGTGGAAGAGGTCAAACTGGCTGAAGTGGAAGAAGAACAGACTAAACATGTGTATTCCGTTGCAGTTGCTACAGCTGCAGCAGCCGAAGCGGCTGTTGCAGCTGCCCAGGCTGCTGCAGAGGTTGTTAGATTAACTACGGTCAATCAATTCCCAGGAAAATCCAAGGAGGAAATAGCTGCAATCAGGATTCAGACGACATTTCGAGGATATCTG GCCAGAAGAGCATTGAGAGCTTTAAGAGGACTTGTCAGACTCAAAACATTAGTTGATGGACCTACTGTCAAACGGCAAACTGCAAATACTCTGAAATGCATGCAGACTTTATCTCGTGCGCAGTCTCAGATTAGTTCTAGAAGGAGCAGGTTGTTGGAAGAGAACAGAACTCTCCAGAGGCAGCTTATGCAGAAACATGCAAAAGAACTTGAGAGTTTGAGG AGAGGGGAGGAGTGGGATGATACTCTACAATCAAAAGAGCAAATTGAAGCAAGTTTGCTCGGCAGATATGAAGCTGCAATGAGACGAGAAAGAGCACTCGCGTATTCATATTCCCACCAG CAAACCTGGAAGAAGTCATCAAAAGCTACCAATTTGTTATTTATGGATCCAACCAATCCTCAATGGGGTTGGAGTTGGTTAGAGCGGTGGATGGGTGCTAGGTCTAGGGAAAACCAAAACATGTCCGAGAAAGAACTAAAAGGTGATCAAATGTCCGTAAGAAGTGCCAGCATGAGCATGTCTGGAGGGGAAATTACCAAGGCATTTGCCCGTCATCAGCTGAACTCTGAACTCCCATCTTCTCCTTTAAGCCAAAAACCAAACCGTCCTTCAAGCCGCCAGTCTCCTACTACACCTTCCAAGCCATCCACAGCTAGAAAACCGAAACCAGGAAGTGCAAGAGTCAGTGCAATAAACCAAGAAGATGACACACGAAGCGTATTTAGCGTTCAATCAGAAATGAACAGGAGACATAGCATTGCAGGATCATCAGTAAGAGATGATGAGAGCTTGGGAAGCTGCTCATCCGTACCAAGTTATATGGCATCCACTCAGTCAGCAAAAGCAAGAACAACGCGTTTGCAGAGTCCATTAGGCGTGGAAAATGGCACACCACCAGCGAAGGGATCTGCTGGTTCTGTGAAGAAGCGACTCTCTTACTCACCTTCACCAGCCATTACAAGACGGCATTCAGGTCCACCAAAGGTCGAGATTACCTCCACAAACACCTCTAATGCTGAGAAATATGTGAATGGAGTTGTCAACTAG